The Orrella daihaiensis genome contains the following window.
TGCAGATGAATCGGGCTTAGGTTACTGGTTGCAGTTGCTTGAGTCAGGTACGCCGAGGACCGCGGTGCTCACAAGTTTTGCGCAGTCCGAAGAGATGATCGCGCTACGAAGCGAGGCGGCCCAGTATTCGGTGCTGCACCTCGCGTTGACCGGCATGTCGTTGCCGATCAGCGATCTCGTTCAAGTGTTGCCGGTGCAAAGCCGGGCGGCTGTGATTCAAGCCATCTACACAGGTCCGAACTACCAGGGTGTTGATGTGCCGGGGGTCAGTCGGTATGTCGAGCCTGAACCTGAGCGTCAAGTGATGCCAGACCCCGAACCCGAACCAGATCCCGATACGACGGCTCCCACGATCGTGAGCTTTAGCGCCGCGCCACCAGCCACCTTGTCCGTTGCAAGTGATGAGCCGGGTCAAGCCCGACTGCTTGACGGCACGACGGTGTTGAGCAGTCAAACACTGGCAGCCGCTAATACGGCGTACTCTTTCAGTGTGACGCCGCAACTTGCGCTGACCACGACATCGCTGGCGGTTACAGATGCATCAGGCAATGTCACCACCAGCCCGATCCCGGTGGTGCTCGGCACCACCGGGCAGGATACCTTTGTCCCGGCGGATTCTGGTCAGCACTTCCTGTTCGGATTTGATGGCGATGATCGATTTCAATACAACCTCGTGTCTGCCTTCGTGTCCGATGGCCAAGTCAGAGATGTCATTGTTGGTGGCGCCGGAGAAAACACCATACGTCTGCTGGACTCGGGCCCGATCACCATTGTCGCTACCGACTCATTTGCCAATGTCAGCGACGTTGAGACTTTGGTGGCGATGGCAGCCAACACCAACGCGATTTCCTTGGCTTTAAATGCCGATGCGTTCGCGGCGGGTTTGCGCACGATTTCCCTGATGCCAGACACAGACCCGTTGGGCACCAACTTGATCGATGGGTCGAACGCCGCCAGTGACCAAGCCTTGACGCTGTATGGCTCGTCTGGTTCGGATTCGCTCATCGGTGGGGCAGGTGCCGACATTCTGGATGGTGGGGTTGGCGCTGACACGCTAGAGGGTGGGGTAGGTAATGATGTTTTAGAAGGTGATGACGGTGCAGATGAATTGGCTGGTGGTGATGGCAATGACACGTTCGTGTATGGCCTAACCAGCAGCACGGAAGTGGCTACGGGTGAAGTCATCGACGGTGGAAATGGCAGCGATACCATTTGGGTGCGCGGTTCTACCTCATTTGCAAATCTCACCACTGCCACGCTCTTGACCGCTGGCAGCATTGAGCATGTATTGCTTGCTAATTCAGTGCAAGCTACGTTTTTAGGCAGTCAGCTAGCTGGTCAGGTGATCAGCATCAACACCCAGCAGAATTGGGGTAATGAAGAGCTTCGCGTGGAGCTCGTTGGCACACCAAGTGTTGATTTGTCGACTTTGACGTTTGCGGCAGTCAACAATGGCATGGATTACTCCAGCTCAGTCACGGTGCTCGGTGACGCAGCAAACAACACAGTCATCGCACCAACCCGGGTGTCGAACATCCAAACGTTGGGAGGCGATGATGACATCACCTCTGGCACCGGGGCGTATTCAATTGACGGTGGCGAAGGCAATGATGTGTTCCGGTTCACCGACAATGTTCAGTTAAGAGACACCGCGACGGTGATCGGCGGTGATGGCACCGACACGATTGCGTTCAGCAGCCCGATAGACACGCTAACGGCTCAGAGTCCGCAGGGTGATAATTTTCATGCGGATTTTGACAAGGTGAGTTCTGTCGAACGCATTTCGCTCACGGGCGCCAACAGTTTCAACATCGGCGATGTGTTTGTGACAGCAGGTATCAACACCATTGTCACGGGTGATGACGACACGACGTTACGGTATGACAACACGGCCGTGGGCACGCTGACGGTTGATGCCACTGCGCTGGCCGACGGTAAGACCTTATCACTCATCGCGTTTGGGCCAAGTGCTGGGCATTGGTTTGACGTCACTGATCTGAAAGGCAATGTTGATGCGACTGGTCTTGCTGGTGAGATTTCAGTGACGGCGGCAACGGGTTCAGGGTTTGATGTGTCGGTCACGGGTGGTGAGGTCAATGACACCCTGACTGGTGGCAGTGGCGACGATGTGTTAACAGGGGCAAGTGGTGCGGACCAGTTAACTGGCGGTGTAGGTGCCGATTCGTTGACGGGTGGTTCTGGCGCTGATACGTTTGTCTACAACGCGGTGTTTGGATCATCGAGTGATAGTCATATTGACGTCAATGCGGGCGTGGATCACATCACTGATCTCGAAGCGTCAGACCTCATCAAAGCCAATTTATCCAACGTCAACTTATTTGATGCCACTTCAGCAAACTATGTTGTTACTGATCAGTGGGCGGGTGGGAATTTACTGATTATCGATGCGACAGGTACCGGCAGTGCTGGTTCGACAGATCTCGGTAGTGTTCGGATTGATATTGATACCTATGACAGAGCTACTGCGGCTAATCAGATTCTCTACAACATTGTGGGCACCTCAGGCAATGACACGCTGGTCGGTGGCAGTAAAGCGGACACCATTGATGGCGGCGACGGGAATGATCACATCACCGGTGGTAATAGTGCTGATGTGCTCAGTGGCGGTGACGGTGATGACCGCCTCTATTACAGGCAGGTTGATGAATTATTCTCGTCCAACGCGCTTATCGACTCCATCGATGGGGGCGCAGGTTCAAACGCGCTGGTTATTGGCAACAACGTTGGCACGCAGTCCTCGTTCCAACTGACGTCCTTGATGAGCTGGGCCGGTTTGAGCAATGTCAGTCGCGTTGAGGCGGTAGGTCCTTTTGACGCTCAATTTAACCTTGCGCTTGCCGACGACGCTTACGAGGCGGGGCTGCGAGTCGTGGACTTGTCAGCCGATACATCGACGTCAGGCAATGACAATTTCATTAATGTCTCTGCTGAATCAGGCAGCGGCAATGGCTATTCGCTCATCGGATCGACATTTCGTGACATCATCACCGGTGGAGCAGGGAACGATTCAATCGATGGCGGCGCAGGTAACGACACGTTAACGGGTGGCGTGGGTGAGGATGTCATTGATGTTGGCAGTGGAGTGGACCGTGTTGTGATTGGCACGGTTGCAGCCGCAGGGATCGACGTTGTTACTGGATTTACCAGCGATGACCAGATCAGTTTTGTGAGCGCAAGCTCGTATGTGGTTGACACGAACAACCTTGATTCTCGTTTCTCCAATTTGAATGACGCTATCGCCGATGTGGTTTGGGGTTGGTCAGGAAATCAACAGCCTGCTGCTATTGGGTTCACCTTCGCCTCAAATACCTATGTCGTCATCGATGGCAATAGCTCTAAACATTACGAAGCAGCATCTGACGCCGTTGTTCAACTAGTTGGCACCGACCTAAGTACGTTGAGCACAGCTAACTTTGTTGCTTAGGCGCTTTGTTAAGTCGATCGGGTTGCCGCCAGTAAATTGGTTTGTCGGTGTGATTTCTTTTGATCTGTAAGACCTGCCTTTTCTGTAGTCGATCGACTTTAGGGTGGCGTTCGATGGTCATACTGCCCTTTGGTCCAAGCTTTCACGAGCCGCCGCACGGATCTTTTGTGAGAGAGGGGGTCTAGCATTTCGTGCGAAGGGCGGTTGTCGTAAGTTAGAGGGCTATGACCTGTCTGGCTTTACCGAGCCGATGCTTGGCGCAGCCAGACATTGATTGCACGAACAAAGCGCCTGAAATCATCTAAGCGCTCGGTGGCGATGTTGTAAACCACTTCCCAATTGATCGCTTCGTAGTTATGTACCGCAATGTTTCGAAACCCAACCGCTTTACGCATACGAGCCGCAAGTTCTGCATCTAGCACACCGAGTTGGCTGAGAGTCTCGAAACTCTCTCCCATCGTTTGGGGTGTCTGTGCCCGTGTGCAGGCGATAATATGCGTGCTGACATCAACGGTCATCTGAACGGCCCGTGACAGATTCAGTGTCAATATATCTTGAGCGTCGATGTCTTTTTGCAGCTCAGCAACCGACTGCGGGCAAGTGCCACGGATTCGGTCTATCCAGCGCGTGAGAGACTCCAGCTTTTGTGAAATCACTTCGAGATCCATGCGGCGCTCTTTTCCTTGAGAATTCGGTTGCGTAGTGGCAAAAAGTCTGCTCGGTCGACGACGTTACGATACATGAGTGTAGCCATTTGTTCGTCGGAACCAATCAGGCGCAGACCGTGCTTTAGGATTTGGTTTAACAAAGGTTGCCCAACTGTACGTAAATCGATCAGATCGACGGGTCTGCCAGTTGCCAAGGCAAGGGCATCGATTAGCTTAATTTTCTGTCGAGCGTTTAATGGCTTGTTTGCCAGCACAGCCACGTCAACATCGCTGTCGCGAGTTTCAGATCCCCGAGCCAAGGATCCGAACAGCATCGCGAATTCCACATGCTTACACCCAATCAAGGCCGCTCGTGCTTGATCGAGGTTGTTTTGAACATGCGAGGCCAAATGGACAGGGTGTGTTGGCATATTTGGCATGGAAAGGTTGAATGTTTTTATTGCTTTTGCTTCGTTTACAGTGCCATGCCGCGCGTTGGCAGGCGGCAGGAAGTAGTGCTTGCGCCTCCTGACTGACTTTTAGTCGCAGATGTTGTCCCGACGTGGTCACGAAAGCATCGGGAGCGAGCCAGACCATCTTGTCTGACGGCTAATCGTCTATCAGGCTGTCGCCCCCATTCTTTTTGTCTATCCACAGACCCATGGGTCACAAAGCAGCTGCCTCGAGCGTGAACCAAGTCTTACCTGGCTGCTTTTGAACTGCAATCTGGCCAGCCTCAAGCCGATAAGTCAGTTGGCAGTGGTGCCGGGGATTAGAAAGCACTGCTGGGTTGAAGATGACAATGTTCTCACCGCTTGATCGACGCACCGATGGTGTCACTAAGCCTGGGTGACCTTCGCGGTGAACGCGTGCACCGACTGTCTGACAAAATGCGTAGTCCGTGCGGTGCACGAGGTCTGTGTGTTCGACAGCAGCAGCTCTGACATCAAGCAATGCCGCATCGCAGGAAACGCTGTAGACCTTGCGGTCGGCAGACACCGACATCTTCTCAAAACCTGCATCGGTCAATAGTCCCCGATACCAGTGATAGGCTGATTCGTAGATTGTGGTCTCTACCGAGTCGGATCCATACCAGACGCCATAGGTGCCATCAGAAAACCGACTGGCCTGCCAATGCTTAAACGGCCAGGCAATGGCATTAAACCAATCCGCATCTTCGAAGGGACGGTCGATGATGGGCGTACTTGAGCGATAGGTGGGTGGTTTGACGTCATCTTCGACGGTTTGGGCAAGCTCCCAAAGATGTGGGTCATCTGTTAAGTCATCAAACAAGTCCTGTGAATAACAAATTGAAACGATATTGCGCATGACGCTCTGATGCATGTCGACCAGCGCGATTCGAGAAAACAGGGGTGTCATTGATTACTTCCGATGCAACAGTCAATGGCCGCGGGCGCGATCCAAGTAGCCACGTACGAGCAACAAGCCAGCAAACCCCCATTCTTTGATGACTTCCACAGGTGTCAAGTTGTCGAAGGCTTTGTTGCGAGTGGTCATCCAGCGATACGCCAGTTCCCTATCGTGCGGGAACAGTAGTCGCAAATTTTTGTGGATGCCAAGCAAATGTCCTACACGCTCGTATTGGTCTCGGCTTGTGCCGATTGGTTTGCCGCTGCGGTAGTTGGACAATGCAGCCCGATTGCTTGGCGCAAGGCCAAGCAGAACTGCTTGCTCTTCAGTATTTAATTTCCAATGGTCAAGGAGGGTCATCACCATCTTGGCAAGTGCACCTCGGTCATCAGTCGATCTGTCCGACGATGCGTGGGTTCGATCTAGGCGTCTCATGGTTTGTCGCACAGGCTCATGTGTTTTTTGGGCTACGATCAGATTGTACGATTTGTTTGAATAAAAACACAAATTGTTTTTTTAATCTGATTGGATTTTTCCTTAGTAGCAATCGTCTGTTTGGGTCGTCATTGCCTCAAAGCTCAGTTAGCCACATGTGACAATATTTCACAATACAAAAAGTAAATCCAAATAGTGAAATTTTTCTTGCCCTGTCATCAAGTAGCCCCTAGAATCAAGTGACAAGTAGACCAAGCGCCTCGTTCACCCAAAAGCGGCGCTCTGAACAAAGGAGAGATGGCAATGGGCAATCCCGCATTGACGTATCAGGCCGCAAATGACCCTGACACCCTTGAGACCGAAGAGTGGATGCAGGCGCTGGCCGCAGTTCTTGAGCGCGAAGGGCCAGAGCGTGCACATTATTTACTTGAGCGACTGATTGATCAGGCTCGTCGTTCGGGTGCCCATATCCCTTTCTCTCCGAACACTGCCTACCTGAACACGATTGCTACCGGTGAACAAGTTGGTCACCCAGGCAATATGGAGCTTGAGGCCAAGATTCGCAGCTATATCCGCTGGAATGCTATGGCCATGGTGGTCAAAGCCAATAAGCACAACCCACCTGATGGCGGAGATCTCGGTGGTCACATTGCTTCTTTTGCATCACTGGCGACGATGATTGGTTGCGGCCAAAATCATTTCTGGCATGCCGAGAATGAAGAGCATGGTGGTGATCTGGTCTATTTCCAGGGGCACTCATCACCCGGCATGTATGGTCGTGCGTATCTCGAAGGCCGGCTGACGGAAGAGCAGTTAGACAACTTCCGCCAGGAAGTCGATGGCAAAGGTTTGTCTTCCTACCCGCACCCCAAACTGATGCCAGAGTTCTGGCAGTTCCCAACCGTGTCCATGGGCTTGGGCCCGTTGATGGCGATCTATCAGGCCAGGTTCCTGAAATACTTGCATGCACGTGGCATTGCTGACACTAGCAAGCGCAAAGTCTGGGTGTTTTGCGGTGATGGCGAGATGGATGAGCCCGAATCCTTGGGCGCCATCAGTCTGGCCGCGCGCGAGAAACTCGATAACCTCATCTTTGTCATTAACTGCAATTTGCAACGTCTGGACGGTCCGGTGCGTGGCAACGGCAAGATCATTCAGGAGCTCGAGGGTGACTTCCGCGGTAGCGGCTGGAATGTGATCAAGCTAATTTGGGGTGGCTACTGGGATCCGCTTTTGGCAAGCGACAAAGAAGGGATTTTGCGCAAAGTCATGGAAGAAGCCGTTGACGGTGAGTATCAAGCGTTTAAAGCCAACGACGGCAAGTTTGTACGTGAACATTTCTTTGGTAAACATCCCAAGTTGCTTGAGATGGTCTCGCGCATGAGCGATGAGGACATTTGGCGCTTGAACCGCGGTGGCCATGATCCCCACAAGGTATATGCGGCATTTGATGCCGCCACCAAGCATGAAGGTCAGCCTACGGTGATTTTGGCTAAGACGATCAAGGGCTATGGTTTGGGTCACGTCGCCCAAGGTCAGAACCCAGCCCATCAACAAAAGAAACTCGACCTTGAATCAATCCGTGAGTTTCGCGATCGTTTCAACATCCCGGTGCCGGATGATCAGCTTGAGAAGATTCCTTACTTCAAGCCCGCGGAAGACTCACCCGAGATGCAGTACCTGCATGAGCGCCGTAAAGAACTCGGTGGCTACTTGCCCAAGCGTCGCGTCATGGCAGACGAGAAACTCAAGGCACCTGCGCTCGAAGTGTTTCGCCCGATTTTGGATCCCACGCCCGAGGGTCGTGAGATTTCAACCACGCAGGCTTTTGTGCGCTCATTGAACCAGATCCTGCGCGACAAGGAAATTGGCCCGCGCGTGGTGCCCATTCTCGCCGATGAATCTCGCACGTTCGGCATGGAAGGGCTGTTTCGACAAATAGGTATCTATGCACCCGAAGGGCAGAAGTATGTGCCTGTCGATAAAGATCAGGTGATGTATTACAAGGAAGCAGCCAACGGGCAGTTGCTGCAAGAAGGCATCAATGAAGCCGGTGCTTTCAGTTCCTGGATTGCGGCAGCCACGTCGTATTCGACGAACAACCGCATCATGATTCCGTTCTTTATCTACTACTCCATGTTTGGCTTCCAGCGTGTTGGCGACTTGGCGTGGGCTGCGGGTGACATGCAAGCACGTGGGTTCTTGCTCGGTGGCACGGCAGGGCGCACGACACTGAACGGTGAGGGCTTGCAGCACGAGGATGGTCACAGCCATATCCTGTCATCGGTCATTCCGAATTGCGTGTCGTACGACCCCACATTTGCTCATGAAGTGGCTGTCATCATTCAAAGTGGCTTAAAGCGCATGGTCGAGGACCAGGAGAATGTCTACTTCTACATCACGCTGATGAATGAGAACTATGCTCAGCCAGGCTTAAAGACGGGTGATGAAGCAGGGATTCTGAAGGGCATGTACAAGATCAAGCCAGGTGCCAAGGCCAAAAGCAAAGACGCGCCTAAGGCTCAGCTCCTAGGCTCAGGCACGATCTTGCGCGAGGTGATTGCTGCGGCCGATCTCTTGCAAGAGGATTGGGGCGTGCATGCCGATGTCTGGAGTGCAACGAGCTTTACCGAGTTGCGCCGCAACGGCATGGATTGCGAACGTCACAACATGCTGCATCCAAGTGCCAAGCCACAAGTGCCCTATGTGACTCAGTTACTGGAAAAGACCGAGGGTCCCATCGTGGCATCCACCGACTACATGAAGCTTTTTGCTGACCAGATCCGTCCGTTCATTCCTGAAGGCCGTCGCTACAAAGTGTTAGGCACAGATGGTTTTGGGCGATCAGATTTCCGCGCCAAGTTGCGTGAGCATTTTGAGGTGGACCGTCACTTTGTGGTGTTGGCGACATTGGTGGAGTTGGCGCGCGAGGGCAAGGTAGCCAAAGATGCTCCGGCCAAGGCGATTGCCAAGTATGGCATCAACCCGAACAAACCCAACCCGGCTTACGCCTAACCGTCGAGCACTGAGGAGAGAATTGAGATGAGCAATCTGACAGCAGTCAAAGTGCCCGACATCGGTGACTTCAAGGACGTGGAGGTCATCGAGTTACTGGTTAACGTGGGTGACACGATTGAGCCTGAGCAAAGCTTGATTACCGTGGAGTCTGACAAGGCTTCGATGGAGATCCCGGCATCAACGGGCGGTGTGGTCAAGAAAATTGACATCAAAATCGGTGACAAGGTCAACGAGGGCAGTGTGATTTTGCACGTAGAAGCAGGTGCCAGTGCTGCGGCTGCGCCTGCCCCCAAGACAGAAGCGGCACAAGAAGTGAAGGTGGAAGAACCTAAGGCTGCGCCAGCGCCAGCAGCAACACCCGCACCGGCAGCCACCGCGGCACCAGCGGCACCAGCGGCACCAGCGGCACCAGCGTCGCCAACGGCACCAGCGTCGCCAACGGCACCAGCGTCGCCAACGGCCAATATCGCTGTGCCGACTGCGCCTGGCCAATTGCCGCATGCCTCGCCTTCGGTGCGCAAGTTTGCGCGTGAACTCGGTGTTGATCTCACGCGAGTCAACGGCTCGGGATCCAAGGGTCGCATTACTCAGGAAGATGTGCAACAGTTCGTCAAGGGTGTGATGCAGGGTGGTGGTGCAGTTGCCGCAGCCACGGGCGGATCAGGCGTGGGCTTGGATCTCTTGCCATGGCCGAAAGTTGATTTCGCGAAGTTTGGCGAGATTGAAGCCAAGCCTTTGTCTCGCATCAAGAAGATTTCGGGTGCGAACCTGCATCGCAACTGGGTGATGATTCCTCACGTCACCAACAATGACGAAGCGGACATTACTGAGCTCGAAGAACTGCGCAAGACCTTGAACAAAGAGCACGAGCGTGCGGGCATCAAAGTCACCATGCTTGCGTTTTTGATCAAAGCCGTGGTCGCAGCGCTTAAGAAGTATCCTGAATTCAACGCCTCGCTTGATGGCGACAATCTGGTGCTTAAGCGCTACTACAACGTTGGTTTCGCTGCCGATACCCCCAATGGCCTGGTTGTGCCAGTGATCATGAACGCCGACAAAAAAGGTGTGTTGGAACTGGCGCAAGAGACTTCTGATCTTGCCAAGCTCGCGCGCGATGGCAAGTTGTCACCGGCACAAATGACGGGTGGCTGCATGTCGATCTCGTCGCTTGGCGGCATTGGCGGTACGAACTTCACGCCGATCATCAATGCGCCTGAAGTGGCGATCCTAGGGGTTTCCAAGTCCTTCATGAAGCCGGTTTGGGATGGCAAGCAGTTCGTGCCACGCCTGACATTGCCGTTGTCACTGTCGTACGATCATCGAGTGATTGATGGTGCAGCAGCTGCTCGTTTCAATGCCTATTTGGGCAGCTTGCTGGCGGACTTCCGTCGGATCATCTTGTAAGGGGGCGGTGAACGATATGAGCAAAGATATTCACGTCCCCAACATTGGTGACTTCAAAGATGTCGAGATCATCGAGATTCTGGTGTCTGAAGGTGACACGATTGAAGCTGAACAAAGCTTGATTACGGTGGAGTCCGACAAGGCCTCGATGGAAATCCCGGCATCAGAGCCTGGCAAGATCGTCAAGCTCTTGGTCAAAGTCGGTGACAAGGTCAGCGAAGGATCGCCGATTGCGCAGATTGAACCAGGGGCAGGGGGTGTTGCCGCGCCTGAGGTGAAGCAAGAAGAGCAAAAGGCACCAGCCGTTGACAAGCCTGCACCAGCGCCGGCGCCAGCAACTGCGACTGCCGCTGCCCCAGCAACGACCTCAGCCACTGCTCCATCGGGCCCCCTAGTCGTGCTCGGTGCTGGCCCTGGTGGGTATTCAGCCGCGTTTCGAGCCGCTGATCTGGACATGGAAGTGATTCTGATCGAGCGGTACCCGACCTTAGGTGGCGTGTGTCTAAACGTGGGTTGTATCCCATCAAAGGCCTTGTTACACACCGCTGCAGTCATGGAGGAAGCTCAGCATATGGCGGCGCACGGCATCACGTTTGGCAAGCCCAAGGTGGATCTGGCCAAGTTGCGCGAATTTAAGTCTGGTGTGATTGGTAAGTTGACCGGTGGCTTGGCTGGCATGGCCAAAGCGCGCAAGGTG
Protein-coding sequences here:
- a CDS encoding DUF4214 domain-containing protein — encoded protein: MSTAFISQLYQSLLGREADEPGVRFWAAQMQSGAIDAVGVTQAFVESVEFDTFVEPVARLYFSAFNRVPDADGLAHWVAALRQGATIIEIAEQFVQSGEYQTEHASLSDRDYIESLYQRAFGRDADESGLGYWLQLLESGTPRTAVLTSFAQSEEMIALRSEAAQYSVLHLALTGMSLPISDLVQVLPVQSRAAVIQAIYTGPNYQGVDVPGVSRYVEPEPERQVMPDPEPEPDPDTTAPTIVSFSAAPPATLSVASDEPGQARLLDGTTVLSSQTLAAANTAYSFSVTPQLALTTTSLAVTDASGNVTTSPIPVVLGTTGQDTFVPADSGQHFLFGFDGDDRFQYNLVSAFVSDGQVRDVIVGGAGENTIRLLDSGPITIVATDSFANVSDVETLVAMAANTNAISLALNADAFAAGLRTISLMPDTDPLGTNLIDGSNAASDQALTLYGSSGSDSLIGGAGADILDGGVGADTLEGGVGNDVLEGDDGADELAGGDGNDTFVYGLTSSTEVATGEVIDGGNGSDTIWVRGSTSFANLTTATLLTAGSIEHVLLANSVQATFLGSQLAGQVISINTQQNWGNEELRVELVGTPSVDLSTLTFAAVNNGMDYSSSVTVLGDAANNTVIAPTRVSNIQTLGGDDDITSGTGAYSIDGGEGNDVFRFTDNVQLRDTATVIGGDGTDTIAFSSPIDTLTAQSPQGDNFHADFDKVSSVERISLTGANSFNIGDVFVTAGINTIVTGDDDTTLRYDNTAVGTLTVDATALADGKTLSLIAFGPSAGHWFDVTDLKGNVDATGLAGEISVTAATGSGFDVSVTGGEVNDTLTGGSGDDVLTGASGADQLTGGVGADSLTGGSGADTFVYNAVFGSSSDSHIDVNAGVDHITDLEASDLIKANLSNVNLFDATSANYVVTDQWAGGNLLIIDATGTGSAGSTDLGSVRIDIDTYDRATAANQILYNIVGTSGNDTLVGGSKADTIDGGDGNDHITGGNSADVLSGGDGDDRLYYRQVDELFSSNALIDSIDGGAGSNALVIGNNVGTQSSFQLTSLMSWAGLSNVSRVEAVGPFDAQFNLALADDAYEAGLRVVDLSADTSTSGNDNFINVSAESGSGNGYSLIGSTFRDIITGGAGNDSIDGGAGNDTLTGGVGEDVIDVGSGVDRVVIGTVAAAGIDVVTGFTSDDQISFVSASSYVVDTNNLDSRFSNLNDAIADVVWGWSGNQQPAAIGFTFASNTYVVIDGNSSKHYEAASDAVVQLVGTDLSTLSTANFVA
- the hepT gene encoding type VII toxin-antitoxin system HepT family RNase toxin codes for the protein MDLEVISQKLESLTRWIDRIRGTCPQSVAELQKDIDAQDILTLNLSRAVQMTVDVSTHIIACTRAQTPQTMGESFETLSQLGVLDAELAARMRKAVGFRNIAVHNYEAINWEVVYNIATERLDDFRRFVRAINVWLRQASAR
- the mntA gene encoding type VII toxin-antitoxin system MntA family adenylyltransferase antitoxin, with product MPTHPVHLASHVQNNLDQARAALIGCKHVEFAMLFGSLARGSETRDSDVDVAVLANKPLNARQKIKLIDALALATGRPVDLIDLRTVGQPLLNQILKHGLRLIGSDEQMATLMYRNVVDRADFLPLRNRILKEKSAAWISK
- a CDS encoding RES family NAD+ phosphorylase, which encodes MTPLFSRIALVDMHQSVMRNIVSICYSQDLFDDLTDDPHLWELAQTVEDDVKPPTYRSSTPIIDRPFEDADWFNAIAWPFKHWQASRFSDGTYGVWYGSDSVETTIYESAYHWYRGLLTDAGFEKMSVSADRKVYSVSCDAALLDVRAAAVEHTDLVHRTDYAFCQTVGARVHREGHPGLVTPSVRRSSGENIVIFNPAVLSNPRHHCQLTYRLEAGQIAVQKQPGKTWFTLEAAAL
- a CDS encoding MbcA/ParS/Xre antitoxin family protein, coding for MRRLDRTHASSDRSTDDRGALAKMVMTLLDHWKLNTEEQAVLLGLAPSNRAALSNYRSGKPIGTSRDQYERVGHLLGIHKNLRLLFPHDRELAYRWMTTRNKAFDNLTPVEVIKEWGFAGLLLVRGYLDRARGH
- the aceE gene encoding pyruvate dehydrogenase (acetyl-transferring), homodimeric type, encoding MGNPALTYQAANDPDTLETEEWMQALAAVLEREGPERAHYLLERLIDQARRSGAHIPFSPNTAYLNTIATGEQVGHPGNMELEAKIRSYIRWNAMAMVVKANKHNPPDGGDLGGHIASFASLATMIGCGQNHFWHAENEEHGGDLVYFQGHSSPGMYGRAYLEGRLTEEQLDNFRQEVDGKGLSSYPHPKLMPEFWQFPTVSMGLGPLMAIYQARFLKYLHARGIADTSKRKVWVFCGDGEMDEPESLGAISLAAREKLDNLIFVINCNLQRLDGPVRGNGKIIQELEGDFRGSGWNVIKLIWGGYWDPLLASDKEGILRKVMEEAVDGEYQAFKANDGKFVREHFFGKHPKLLEMVSRMSDEDIWRLNRGGHDPHKVYAAFDAATKHEGQPTVILAKTIKGYGLGHVAQGQNPAHQQKKLDLESIREFRDRFNIPVPDDQLEKIPYFKPAEDSPEMQYLHERRKELGGYLPKRRVMADEKLKAPALEVFRPILDPTPEGREISTTQAFVRSLNQILRDKEIGPRVVPILADESRTFGMEGLFRQIGIYAPEGQKYVPVDKDQVMYYKEAANGQLLQEGINEAGAFSSWIAAATSYSTNNRIMIPFFIYYSMFGFQRVGDLAWAAGDMQARGFLLGGTAGRTTLNGEGLQHEDGHSHILSSVIPNCVSYDPTFAHEVAVIIQSGLKRMVEDQENVYFYITLMNENYAQPGLKTGDEAGILKGMYKIKPGAKAKSKDAPKAQLLGSGTILREVIAAADLLQEDWGVHADVWSATSFTELRRNGMDCERHNMLHPSAKPQVPYVTQLLEKTEGPIVASTDYMKLFADQIRPFIPEGRRYKVLGTDGFGRSDFRAKLREHFEVDRHFVVLATLVELAREGKVAKDAPAKAIAKYGINPNKPNPAYA
- the aceF gene encoding dihydrolipoyllysine-residue acetyltransferase, which gives rise to MSNLTAVKVPDIGDFKDVEVIELLVNVGDTIEPEQSLITVESDKASMEIPASTGGVVKKIDIKIGDKVNEGSVILHVEAGASAAAAPAPKTEAAQEVKVEEPKAAPAPAATPAPAATAAPAAPAAPAAPASPTAPASPTAPASPTANIAVPTAPGQLPHASPSVRKFARELGVDLTRVNGSGSKGRITQEDVQQFVKGVMQGGGAVAAATGGSGVGLDLLPWPKVDFAKFGEIEAKPLSRIKKISGANLHRNWVMIPHVTNNDEADITELEELRKTLNKEHERAGIKVTMLAFLIKAVVAALKKYPEFNASLDGDNLVLKRYYNVGFAADTPNGLVVPVIMNADKKGVLELAQETSDLAKLARDGKLSPAQMTGGCMSISSLGGIGGTNFTPIINAPEVAILGVSKSFMKPVWDGKQFVPRLTLPLSLSYDHRVIDGAAAARFNAYLGSLLADFRRIIL